Proteins from a genomic interval of Ramlibacter algicola:
- the rpoN gene encoding RNA polymerase factor sigma-54, which produces MQSMSLQLGPQLQTTLSPRLQRAVRLLQMSSLDFSRVVRDALDSNPFLEADEAEAEAPVAIPDSAPEADPLVASAWLGEPVARSRVVDVDGVFDTLAAHATLAEHLTQQLNLLPLPARDWTLAAAVVESLDDDGYLRVPLEEVASSVPLDPPPEPEELTVALRRVQSLEPAGVGARDVIECLRLQLPAIACERKRAIALRILRECVQCLANRDQPAMARRLGVSLAEIEAACSAIRRLDPRPGWRFGMPSISYVTPDVIVRLVRGQWAAVLNEAVVPRVRLNHSYADLFRRHRSSEHAELGAHLQEARWTVRNVEQRFSTILAVAQAILRRQHRFLAYGAMAMKPLALREIAEEVGVHESTVSRVTSNKFMATPCGVFELKYFFSRGLATASGGEASPTAIRGLIQELIAAEPPHQPLSDVDIARELSVQGLQVARRTVTKYRQLLRIEPADRRRRMAHRAT; this is translated from the coding sequence TTGCAATCCATGAGCCTGCAGCTCGGCCCGCAGCTGCAGACCACGCTGTCGCCACGCCTGCAACGCGCCGTGCGCCTGCTGCAGATGTCCTCGCTCGACTTCTCGCGCGTCGTGCGCGACGCGCTGGACAGCAATCCCTTCCTGGAAGCGGACGAAGCCGAGGCCGAAGCGCCGGTCGCGATCCCCGACAGCGCACCGGAGGCCGACCCGCTCGTTGCCAGCGCGTGGTTGGGCGAGCCCGTGGCGCGTTCACGCGTGGTCGACGTCGACGGCGTGTTCGACACGCTGGCCGCGCACGCGACGCTGGCCGAGCACCTCACCCAGCAACTGAACCTGTTGCCGCTGCCCGCGCGCGACTGGACGCTCGCCGCCGCGGTGGTGGAGTCGCTGGACGACGACGGCTACCTGCGCGTGCCGCTGGAGGAGGTCGCGTCGTCCGTGCCGCTCGACCCGCCACCTGAACCGGAGGAGCTGACCGTCGCCCTGCGCCGCGTGCAGTCGCTCGAGCCCGCCGGGGTCGGCGCGCGCGACGTCATCGAATGCCTTCGGCTGCAGTTGCCCGCCATCGCGTGCGAGCGCAAGCGCGCGATCGCCCTGCGCATCCTGCGCGAGTGCGTGCAGTGCCTGGCCAACCGCGACCAGCCCGCGATGGCGCGCCGGCTGGGCGTGTCGCTGGCGGAGATCGAGGCGGCATGCAGCGCGATCCGCCGGCTGGACCCGCGGCCGGGCTGGCGCTTCGGCATGCCTTCGATCTCGTACGTGACGCCGGACGTCATCGTGCGGCTGGTGCGCGGGCAGTGGGCCGCGGTCCTGAACGAGGCGGTGGTGCCCCGGGTCCGGCTGAACCACAGCTACGCCGACCTGTTCCGCCGCCACCGCAGCAGCGAGCACGCGGAGCTCGGCGCCCACCTGCAGGAAGCGCGCTGGACGGTGCGCAACGTGGAGCAGCGCTTCTCGACCATCCTCGCCGTCGCGCAGGCGATCCTGCGGCGGCAGCACCGCTTCCTCGCCTACGGAGCGATGGCGATGAAGCCGCTGGCGCTGCGCGAGATCGCCGAGGAAGTCGGGGTGCACGAGTCGACCGTCTCGCGCGTCACCAGCAACAAGTTCATGGCCACGCCGTGCGGCGTCTTCGAGCTGAAGTACTTCTTCTCGCGCGGGCTGGCGACCGCCAGCGGCGGCGAAGCGTCGCCGACGGCGATCCGCGGCCTGATCCAGGAGCTGATCGCCGCCGAGCCGCCGCACCAGCCGCTGTCCGACGTCGACATCGCCCGCGAGCTGTCGGTGCAGGGCCTGCAGGTGGCGCGCCGCACCGTCACCAAGTACCGGCAGCTGCTGCGCATCGAGCCCGCGGACCGCCGCCGCCGGATGGCCCACCGGGCGACCTGA
- a CDS encoding ATP-binding protein — protein MKPAIAPDATSPAEARWVEGELARELLRTQRNTQTVGVLLIPVLLVILWQDVSRVALVAWAAATATVAGVRFAALRQYVRHVARGGPGAQVAFLRRWSLVWPATAVTWGASALLFYERAPVAEQFVCWLVLAGLAMFALITLCGHLQTMRQYLDALALTVIGVMAWRIVGDFGYVPRVQHAWMVILLLIFWQVLRQAGLRQHETLRKNYELQYRNEQLIDSLRRQTTAALDAVEIKNRFLASAAHDIRQPVHALGLYADWLGSEPELVHEIAPKIVESTKAVNALFDSLFDLVRLDSGKIKLNVETLRLDKLLHDLELHYRPLAEAKGLEFRVHAVPGTVTSDPILLQRIAGNLISNAVKYTHAGGVLVAARMTPGGARIEVWDTGVGIAPAHQHEIFREFYKVPGHAGTEDGFGLGLYIVGRLCHILGHPLQLASRPGRGTVFRVLVHPTDPRDAAARATSTVDRLKQGSVEFLEAQVLDDASGAPPPAAASTA, from the coding sequence GTGAAGCCCGCCATCGCCCCCGACGCGACCTCGCCCGCCGAAGCGAGATGGGTCGAGGGCGAGCTCGCCCGCGAGCTGCTGCGCACGCAGCGCAACACGCAGACCGTCGGCGTGCTGCTGATCCCGGTGCTGCTCGTGATCCTCTGGCAGGACGTTTCGCGCGTGGCGCTGGTGGCGTGGGCCGCGGCGACGGCGACGGTCGCGGGCGTGCGCTTCGCCGCCTTGCGGCAGTACGTCCGCCACGTCGCGCGCGGCGGCCCCGGCGCGCAGGTGGCCTTCCTGCGCCGGTGGTCGCTGGTCTGGCCGGCGACCGCGGTGACCTGGGGCGCCAGCGCGTTGCTGTTCTACGAGCGCGCGCCGGTGGCCGAGCAGTTCGTCTGCTGGCTGGTGCTGGCGGGCCTGGCGATGTTCGCGCTGATCACGCTGTGCGGCCACCTGCAGACGATGCGCCAGTACCTCGATGCGCTGGCGCTGACGGTGATCGGCGTGATGGCGTGGCGCATCGTCGGCGACTTCGGCTACGTGCCGCGCGTGCAGCACGCCTGGATGGTGATCCTGCTGCTGATCTTCTGGCAGGTGCTGCGCCAGGCGGGCCTGCGCCAGCACGAGACGCTGCGCAAGAACTACGAGCTGCAGTACCGCAACGAGCAGCTGATCGACTCGCTGCGGCGGCAGACGACCGCCGCGCTGGACGCGGTGGAGATCAAGAACCGGTTCCTCGCCAGTGCGGCGCACGACATCCGCCAGCCGGTGCACGCGCTGGGGCTGTACGCCGACTGGCTGGGCAGCGAGCCCGAGCTGGTGCACGAGATCGCGCCCAAGATCGTCGAGTCGACCAAGGCCGTGAACGCACTGTTCGACTCGCTGTTCGACCTTGTGCGGCTGGACTCCGGCAAGATCAAGCTGAACGTCGAGACGCTGCGCCTGGACAAGCTGCTGCACGACCTGGAACTGCACTACCGGCCGCTGGCCGAAGCCAAGGGGCTGGAGTTCCGCGTGCATGCGGTGCCGGGCACCGTGACGTCCGATCCCATCCTGCTGCAGCGCATCGCCGGCAACCTGATCTCCAACGCGGTCAAGTACACGCATGCGGGCGGCGTGCTGGTCGCCGCGCGCATGACGCCGGGCGGCGCGCGCATCGAGGTGTGGGACACCGGCGTCGGCATCGCGCCGGCGCACCAGCACGAGATCTTCCGCGAGTTCTACAAGGTGCCGGGCCACGCCGGCACCGAGGACGGCTTCGGCCTGGGCCTGTACATCGTCGGCCGCCTGTGCCACATCCTGGGCCACCCCCTGCAGCTGGCCTCGCGGCCGGGCCGCGGCACGGTGTTCCGCGTGCTGGTGCACCCGACCGATCCGCGCGATGCCGCGGCGCGCGCGACGTCGACGGTCGACCGGCTGAAGCAAGGGTCGGTGGAGTTCCTGGAGGCCCAGGTGCTGGACGACGCCAGCGGTGCGCCACCGCCGGCGGCCGCTTCCACGGCCTAG